The following coding sequences are from one Oncorhynchus clarkii lewisi isolate Uvic-CL-2024 chromosome 20, UVic_Ocla_1.0, whole genome shotgun sequence window:
- the LOC139376513 gene encoding gamma-soluble NSF attachment protein-like, which produces MASKINEAHEHIAKAEKNLKTSMTKWKPDFDSAASEYAKAAVCFKNAKQFEQAKDAYLKEAEYHTENKALFHAAKAIEQAGMMMKDLKKMPEAIQYIEKASMIYVENGTPDTAAMALDRAGKLIEPVSLEKAVDLYQQAAGVFENEDRLRQSAELLGKASRLLVRLRRLDEAATALQKEKNMYKDIENYPTCFKKTTAQVLVHLHRNDFVAADKCVRESYRYELPYD; this is translated from the exons ATGGCCTCCAAAATAAACGAAGCCCATGAACACATCGCTAAAGCGGAGAAAAA TTTAAAGACAAGCATGACAAAGTGGAAGCCAGATTTTGACAGTGCTGCATCAGAATATGCCAAAGCTG CGGTGTGCTTCAAGAATGCCAAACAGTTTGAGCAAGCTAAGGATGCCTACCTGAAGGAGGCAGAGTACCACACAGAAAATAAAGCGTTGTTTCATGCAGCAAA AGCAATCGAACAAGCAGGTATGATGATGAAG GACTTGAAGAAGATGCCTGAGGCGATCCAGTACATAGAAAAAGCCAGTATGATCTACGTAGAGAACGGTACTCCAGATACCGCTGCTATGGCTCTGGACAGAGCCGGGAA ACTTATCGAGCCTGTGAGTTTAGAGAAAGCTGTGGACCTGTATCAGCAGGCTGCCGGTGTGTTTGAG aatGAGGACCGCCTGCGTCAGTCAGCTGAGCTCCTGGGGAAAGCTTCCAGACTGCTGGTCAGATTACGCAG ACTGGATGAAGCAGCAACCGCCCTCCAAAAAGAGAAGAACATGTATAAAGATATAGAGAATTATCCCACTTGCTTTAAG AAAACAACAGCACAGGTGTTGGTTCATCTTCACAGAAATGACTTTGTGGCTGCAGACAAGTGTGTCAGAGAGAGCTACAGGTATGAACTTCCTTATGACTGA